Proteins found in one Fulvitalea axinellae genomic segment:
- the leuC gene encoding 3-isopropylmalate dehydratase large subunit: MIRKTLFDKVWDSHVVEEVKDGPQILYIDRHYIHEVTSPQAFAGLEKRGVPLFRPELTTATADHNVPTVDQHLPIKEELSRLQVEKLVANCEKNGVELYGLGHKYQGIVHVIGPELGLTRPGMTMVCGDSHTSTHGAFGSIAFGIGTSQVEQVMATQCLMQVKPKSMRITIDGELGEGVGAKDIILYIISKISAAGGTGYFVEYAGSAIRSLSMEARMTICNMSIEMGARGGMIAPDQTTFDYLEGRQFTPKGEEFDSLVAEWKKLPSDEGATYDKELIYSAEDIEPMITYGTNPGMGISVSGNVPTLDKIPASEHESYEKAIGYMGLEAGQAIKGKKIGYVFIGSCTNSRIEDLREVAEFVKGKQKAEGLTAWIVPGSKQVELQAKEEGIDKVLAEAGFELREPGCSACLAMNEDKIPAGEYCVSTSNRNFEGRQGPGSRTFLASPLTAAAVAVNGCVVDVREHLNQVATENA; encoded by the coding sequence ATGATAAGGAAAACATTGTTCGATAAGGTTTGGGACTCGCATGTAGTCGAGGAAGTCAAGGACGGTCCCCAAATCCTGTATATCGACAGGCATTATATTCACGAAGTGACAAGCCCGCAGGCTTTTGCGGGATTGGAGAAGCGCGGAGTGCCTTTGTTCCGTCCGGAACTTACCACCGCCACCGCCGACCACAACGTGCCTACAGTAGACCAACACTTGCCGATCAAGGAAGAGCTTTCCAGATTGCAGGTAGAGAAGTTGGTTGCCAATTGCGAAAAGAATGGCGTTGAGCTTTACGGCCTCGGCCACAAGTACCAGGGTATCGTTCACGTAATCGGGCCTGAGCTTGGTCTTACCCGCCCGGGTATGACTATGGTTTGTGGCGACAGCCACACGTCCACACACGGGGCGTTCGGTTCCATCGCTTTCGGTATCGGAACCAGCCAAGTGGAGCAGGTAATGGCTACGCAGTGCTTGATGCAGGTGAAGCCGAAATCGATGCGTATCACCATCGACGGCGAGTTGGGCGAAGGAGTAGGAGCCAAGGATATTATCCTCTATATCATATCGAAGATTTCTGCCGCTGGCGGAACGGGTTATTTTGTGGAGTATGCGGGCTCTGCTATCCGTAGCCTGAGTATGGAAGCGAGAATGACCATCTGTAACATGAGTATCGAGATGGGTGCTCGCGGTGGAATGATCGCTCCCGACCAAACTACTTTCGATTACCTCGAAGGCCGTCAGTTTACGCCGAAGGGCGAGGAATTCGATAGCCTGGTAGCCGAGTGGAAGAAACTCCCGTCTGACGAAGGCGCTACTTACGACAAAGAGCTGATTTATTCAGCCGAAGATATCGAGCCGATGATCACTTACGGAACAAACCCGGGAATGGGGATCTCTGTAAGCGGTAATGTGCCTACTCTCGACAAGATTCCGGCTTCGGAACACGAGTCGTACGAAAAGGCGATCGGTTATATGGGGCTTGAGGCCGGCCAGGCTATCAAGGGCAAAAAAATCGGCTATGTGTTTATCGGTAGCTGTACCAATTCTCGGATCGAGGACTTGCGCGAAGTGGCGGAGTTTGTGAAAGGAAAGCAGAAGGCCGAAGGGCTTACGGCGTGGATTGTTCCGGGCTCTAAGCAAGTGGAACTTCAGGCCAAAGAAGAAGGCATCGACAAAGTGTTGGCCGAAGCCGGATTTGAGCTTCGCGAGCCGGGCTGTTCGGCTTGTTTGGCCATGAACGAGGACAAGATCCCCGCCGGCGAATATTGCGTATCGACTTCGAACAGGAACTTCGAAGGCCGTCAAGGTCCCGGTTCCAGAACTTTCTTGGCCTCGCCATTGACGGCCGCCGCCGTTGCGGTAAACGGTTGCGTGGTGGACGTACGGGAACATTTGAACCAAGTGGCAACCGAAAACGCCTAA
- the dnaE gene encoding DNA polymerase III subunit alpha, with protein MYLIFDTETTGLPKNFSAPITDHENWPRMVQLAWQIHDEKGDLVKVQNYIVKPEGYTIPYNAEKIHGISTKRAMRQGMPLEHVLKEFCEDLATCDFGIGHNIGFDYNIVGAELDRKGMETSVMMDKPEIDTKDKGTDFCKIPGGRGGKYKWPNLTELHTKLFGEAFGEAHNASADVEATARCFLEMVRLDLYSPEELGTTADVLKAFKENNPSMIAAIGLNIEPYTPDSVEFADEDEDGVDTSTAESIDLTDVPFTHLHCHSQYSILQATCELGPMIERAKANGSPAVALTDHGNMMAAFHFVRDALKAGIKPIVGCEFNVAEDYKRRQFTKDNPDRRFTQVLIAKNKDGYHNLAMMSSLAYIDGLYAGYPRIGKELIEQYKDNVIATTGQLTGEIPNLILNVGEEQAEEAFQWWHNLFGDDFYVELIRHGLEEEDHVNEVLLRFAKKYGVKYFASNNVYYMDREGAEPHDILLCVRDGEKKETEIGRGRGKRFGFPNDEFYFKSSDEMKELFKDLPEAIVTTNEIVEKCEEYKLARDVLLPAFDIPEEFTDSKDAEDGGKRGENAFLRHLTYEGAKKRYGEITPEIDERLDFELKTIEMTGYPGYFLIVQDFTTQARKMGVSVGPGRGSAAGSAVAYCIGITNVDPIEYDLLFERFLNPDRVSLPDIDIDFDDEGRQDIINWVVDKYGFNQVSHIITYGTMAAKSAIRDTARVLDLPLPDADRVAKLVPDIKLKKLFGMTDTQLKDKLNGEQMEMANQLKAISRESSPEGTVLNQARVLEGSVRNTGIHACGVIITPDDIRKYIPVSTAKDADLLVTQFDNSVVEDAGMLKMDFLGLKTLSIIKDAIKLVKQRFDVDINPDEIPLDDPKTYELYQRGETNGTFQFESPGMQKHLKALKPDKFADLIAMNALYRPGPLEYIPNFIARKHGREEIEYDLPKMEEYLAETYGITVYQEQVMLLSQSLAGFTKGEADMLRKAMGKKIFALLEKLKPKFIEGGAERGHPKDKLEKIWKDWEAFAAYAFNKSHSTCYSVVAFHTGYLKANYPPEYMASVLTHNMSDIKKVTFFMEECQRMGIPVLGPDVNESKVDFVVNEKGEIRFGMGGIKGVGAAAVEAIIEEREKGGKFSSIFDMTKRINLRAANKKTLENLVIAGAFDSFADAHRAQYFAKDQKGMVFLEKAIKFGATHQESENSAQASLFGAGSAVQIPEPEIPASEPWGTIDKLNKEKEVIGIFISGHPLDDYKLELDNFCNAKISEYADNPEQFVNRDITIGGCVAEVSHRFTKRGQPFGMLTLEDYSGSTRLFLFSDDYARFKQYMVEGWFLFVKGRVQRQRWDETRIELKVQTVELLTDVREKYAKGLKLEVSLEDIDMEMVETLEGALKKYPGKHNLQLHIVDRQDGIQADAMARRCQVSLDNDLLDELAQIPNLKIEMV; from the coding sequence ATGTACTTAATATTCGATACCGAAACCACCGGTTTACCAAAGAATTTCTCCGCACCGATCACCGACCACGAAAACTGGCCACGTATGGTCCAGCTCGCTTGGCAGATCCACGACGAGAAAGGCGATTTGGTTAAGGTCCAAAACTATATCGTTAAGCCGGAAGGCTATACCATTCCTTATAACGCTGAAAAAATCCACGGCATTTCCACCAAACGGGCCATGCGTCAGGGTATGCCGTTGGAACATGTCCTGAAGGAATTCTGCGAGGATCTGGCCACTTGCGACTTTGGTATCGGACATAACATCGGGTTCGACTACAACATCGTAGGCGCCGAGCTGGACCGCAAAGGCATGGAAACGTCCGTGATGATGGACAAGCCGGAGATCGACACCAAAGACAAGGGTACCGATTTCTGTAAAATTCCCGGCGGACGTGGAGGCAAATACAAATGGCCAAACCTTACGGAGCTTCACACCAAGCTCTTTGGCGAAGCCTTCGGCGAAGCCCACAACGCCTCCGCCGACGTGGAAGCAACCGCAAGGTGTTTCCTCGAAATGGTCAGGCTCGACCTTTACTCGCCCGAAGAACTCGGCACTACGGCCGACGTACTGAAAGCGTTCAAGGAGAACAACCCGTCGATGATCGCCGCCATCGGCCTGAACATCGAGCCTTATACGCCCGACAGTGTAGAATTTGCGGACGAAGACGAAGATGGCGTTGACACAAGCACTGCCGAAAGCATCGACCTGACCGATGTACCCTTCACGCACCTCCACTGCCATTCGCAGTACTCCATTCTGCAAGCCACCTGCGAACTCGGCCCAATGATCGAGCGCGCCAAAGCTAACGGCAGTCCCGCCGTAGCCCTTACCGACCACGGCAATATGATGGCCGCTTTCCACTTTGTACGCGACGCCCTCAAAGCCGGAATCAAACCCATTGTGGGTTGTGAATTTAACGTAGCCGAAGACTACAAAAGGCGCCAGTTTACCAAAGACAATCCCGACCGCCGTTTCACCCAAGTGCTGATAGCCAAAAACAAAGACGGTTACCACAACTTGGCCATGATGAGTTCTTTGGCCTATATAGACGGCCTTTACGCCGGATACCCGCGTATCGGAAAGGAACTGATCGAACAATACAAAGACAACGTAATAGCCACGACGGGCCAGTTGACGGGCGAAATCCCGAACCTGATCCTGAACGTGGGCGAAGAACAGGCTGAAGAGGCTTTCCAATGGTGGCACAACCTGTTTGGCGATGATTTCTACGTAGAACTTATCCGCCACGGCCTTGAGGAAGAAGATCACGTAAACGAAGTGCTTCTGCGCTTCGCAAAAAAATACGGCGTAAAGTATTTCGCCTCAAACAACGTATACTACATGGACCGTGAGGGCGCCGAGCCCCACGACATCCTGCTATGCGTTCGCGACGGCGAAAAGAAAGAAACCGAAATCGGGCGCGGACGGGGCAAGCGCTTCGGCTTCCCTAACGACGAGTTCTACTTCAAGTCTTCCGACGAGATGAAGGAACTTTTCAAGGACTTGCCGGAAGCCATCGTAACCACCAACGAGATCGTCGAGAAGTGCGAGGAATACAAACTCGCCCGCGACGTGCTTCTTCCTGCCTTTGATATTCCGGAAGAATTCACCGATTCAAAAGATGCCGAAGACGGAGGAAAACGGGGCGAAAACGCGTTCCTGCGCCACCTTACATATGAGGGTGCGAAGAAACGCTACGGCGAAATCACCCCGGAAATCGACGAGCGTCTGGACTTCGAGCTGAAAACGATCGAGATGACCGGTTATCCCGGTTACTTCCTTATCGTGCAGGACTTCACTACGCAGGCCCGGAAAATGGGCGTTTCCGTAGGGCCGGGCCGGGGTTCGGCCGCAGGTTCGGCGGTAGCCTATTGTATCGGTATCACCAACGTCGATCCGATCGAGTACGACCTGCTTTTCGAGAGATTCCTGAACCCCGACCGTGTATCCCTGCCCGATATCGATATCGACTTCGATGACGAAGGCCGACAGGACATTATCAACTGGGTGGTTGACAAATACGGGTTCAACCAGGTTTCGCATATTATCACTTACGGTACCATGGCGGCCAAATCCGCCATTCGCGATACCGCCCGAGTGCTTGACCTTCCCCTACCCGACGCCGACCGTGTAGCCAAGCTCGTGCCCGACATCAAGCTCAAGAAGCTGTTCGGCATGACGGACACCCAGCTCAAGGATAAGCTCAACGGCGAACAGATGGAAATGGCCAACCAGCTGAAGGCCATCTCGCGAGAGAGCAGTCCGGAAGGCACGGTGCTCAACCAAGCCAGAGTGTTGGAAGGTTCGGTACGGAACACCGGTATCCACGCCTGCGGGGTTATCATCACACCGGACGATATCCGCAAATACATTCCCGTATCTACGGCCAAAGACGCCGACCTGCTCGTAACGCAGTTCGACAACTCAGTGGTGGAAGACGCCGGAATGCTGAAGATGGACTTTTTGGGCCTGAAAACCCTGTCCATAATCAAAGACGCCATTAAGCTCGTCAAACAACGCTTCGATGTCGACATCAACCCGGACGAAATTCCGCTCGACGACCCGAAGACCTACGAACTCTACCAGCGTGGCGAAACGAACGGTACGTTCCAGTTCGAATCCCCCGGAATGCAGAAGCACCTCAAAGCGCTGAAGCCCGACAAATTTGCCGACCTTATTGCCATGAACGCCCTGTACCGTCCTGGGCCTTTGGAATATATCCCGAACTTTATCGCCCGTAAGCACGGTAGGGAAGAGATTGAATACGACCTCCCGAAGATGGAGGAATACTTGGCCGAGACCTACGGTATTACCGTCTATCAGGAACAAGTGATGCTCCTGTCGCAGAGTTTAGCGGGGTTTACCAAAGGCGAGGCCGATATGCTCCGTAAGGCGATGGGTAAGAAGATCTTTGCCTTGCTGGAAAAGCTGAAGCCGAAGTTTATCGAGGGCGGAGCCGAACGTGGCCATCCGAAAGACAAGCTTGAGAAGATCTGGAAAGACTGGGAAGCCTTCGCCGCCTACGCCTTTAACAAGTCGCACTCGACCTGTTACTCCGTGGTGGCATTCCACACTGGCTACCTCAAGGCCAACTATCCGCCCGAATACATGGCCTCGGTGCTTACGCACAACATGTCCGATATCAAGAAGGTGACCTTCTTTATGGAAGAATGCCAGCGTATGGGCATCCCCGTACTGGGTCCGGACGTGAACGAATCCAAAGTCGATTTTGTGGTAAACGAAAAAGGCGAAATCCGCTTCGGAATGGGCGGTATCAAAGGCGTTGGAGCGGCGGCCGTGGAGGCGATTATCGAAGAAAGGGAAAAAGGAGGCAAATTCTCCTCGATCTTCGATATGACCAAGCGGATCAACCTGCGCGCGGCCAACAAAAAGACCTTGGAAAACCTCGTTATCGCTGGAGCTTTCGACTCTTTTGCGGATGCGCACCGCGCGCAATACTTTGCCAAAGACCAAAAAGGCATGGTATTTCTGGAAAAGGCCATCAAGTTCGGAGCCACGCATCAGGAAAGCGAAAACTCGGCGCAAGCCTCTTTATTCGGCGCCGGATCGGCAGTACAGATTCCGGAACCGGAAATCCCGGCTTCTGAGCCCTGGGGTACCATCGACAAGCTCAACAAGGAGAAGGAAGTGATCGGAATCTTTATCTCCGGCCACCCGCTCGACGACTACAAACTGGAACTCGACAACTTCTGCAACGCCAAAATCAGCGAATACGCCGACAACCCGGAGCAGTTCGTAAACCGCGATATCACCATCGGCGGATGCGTAGCCGAAGTGTCGCACCGATTCACCAAACGCGGTCAGCCTTTCGGAATGCTTACGCTCGAAGATTACTCGGGCTCAACCCGCCTGTTCCTTTTCTCCGACGATTACGCCCGCTTCAAGCAATATATGGTTGAGGGCTGGTTCCTCTTCGTAAAAGGCCGTGTACAGCGCCAGCGCTGGGACGAAACCCGCATCGAGCTTAAAGTCCAGACTGTGGAACTGCTCACCGATGTCCGGGAGAAATACGCCAAAGGCCTGAAGCTGGAAGTAAGCTTGGAAGACATCGATATGGAAATGGTGGAGACGCTGGAAGGCGCTTTGAAGAAATATCCGGGTAAACACAACCTGCAACTGCACATCGTGGACCGCCAGGACGGAATACAGGCCGACGCCATGGCCCGACGGTGCCAAGTAAGTCTAGACAATGATCTGCTTGACGAATTGGCCCAGATACCGAATTTAAAAATAGAGATGGTTTAA
- the leuB gene encoding 3-isopropylmalate dehydrogenase, with amino-acid sequence MEKKIAVLPGDGIGPEVTAQAIKALDAVAKSAGHKFEYENALVGASAIDAVGDPFPAETQAVCESADAILFGAIGHPKYDNDPTAKVRPEQGLLRMRKVLGLFCNIRPVTCYKVLEDASPLKAEIVGGTDFVVFRELTGGIYFGQPRGRSEDGSIAFDSMVYSKEEIIRVSRLAFEAARRRGNRVTLVDKANVLASSRLWRETVGELAKEEYPDVELECMFVDNAAMQLIQNPKGFDVVLTGNMFGDIITDEASVITGSLGLLPSASVGSKVGLYEPIHGSYPQGAGLDIANPCATILSAAMLLETSFGLTAEANAIRKAVEISLEEGYVTKDINAERFYGTEAVGDYIAKKVEELVSAEA; translated from the coding sequence ATGGAAAAAAAGATAGCCGTATTGCCCGGCGACGGTATCGGGCCGGAAGTTACAGCGCAGGCCATCAAGGCTCTTGACGCGGTGGCCAAAAGTGCCGGACACAAATTCGAATACGAAAACGCTTTGGTGGGAGCCTCGGCCATCGACGCTGTGGGCGACCCTTTCCCTGCCGAAACCCAAGCCGTTTGCGAAAGCGCCGACGCTATCCTTTTCGGAGCCATCGGACACCCGAAATACGATAACGACCCTACTGCCAAGGTACGCCCGGAGCAGGGCCTTTTGCGCATGCGTAAAGTGCTCGGGCTTTTCTGCAACATCCGTCCTGTGACTTGCTACAAAGTGTTGGAAGACGCTTCGCCTTTGAAGGCTGAGATCGTTGGCGGAACGGACTTCGTTGTTTTCCGTGAGTTGACCGGCGGTATTTACTTCGGCCAGCCACGCGGACGTTCGGAAGACGGTAGCATAGCTTTCGATTCGATGGTATATTCGAAAGAGGAAATTATCCGCGTTAGCCGTTTGGCTTTCGAAGCTGCTCGTCGTAGAGGCAACCGCGTGACTTTGGTTGACAAGGCGAACGTTTTGGCTTCTTCGCGTCTTTGGAGAGAAACTGTTGGCGAGTTGGCCAAGGAAGAATATCCGGACGTGGAACTGGAATGCATGTTTGTGGACAACGCCGCCATGCAGCTGATCCAGAACCCGAAAGGTTTTGACGTAGTGCTTACCGGCAATATGTTCGGCGACATCATCACCGACGAGGCTTCCGTGATTACCGGTTCGCTCGGTCTTTTGCCTTCGGCTTCCGTAGGTAGCAAAGTTGGTTTGTACGAGCCTATCCACGGGTCTTACCCTCAGGGTGCCGGTTTGGATATCGCAAACCCTTGTGCAACTATCCTCTCGGCCGCTATGCTGTTGGAGACTTCTTTCGGCTTGACCGCTGAGGCGAACGCTATTCGCAAGGCTGTTGAGATTTCTTTGGAAGAAGGATACGTAACCAAAGACATCAACGCTGAGAGGTTCTACGGAACGGAAGCGGTAGGCGATTATATCGCAAAGAAAGTGGAAGAGCTGGTTTCTGCCGAAGCCTAA
- a CDS encoding 2-isopropylmalate synthase, producing the protein MSDKVYIFDTTLRDGEQVPGCQLNTEEKVRIAQAQEEMGVDVIEAGFPISSPGDFQSVVEIAKAVKEPIVCGLTRAVEKDIDVAAQALESAHRKRIHTGIGASDIHIQHKFRSTREEVLERGVHAVKYAKKYVEDVEFYAEDAGRADLNFLAQLTEAVIAAGATVVNIPDTTGYNLPWVFGEKIKFLMENVSNIDKAIISVHCHNDLGLATANTIAGLANGARQAEVTFNGIGERAGNTSLEEVVMTLKSHPHLNLETSIVTEKLYPMSKLVERLMRMPVQANKAIVGANAFAHSSGIHQDGFLKHKDNYEIISPDQVGVPESKIVLTARSGRHALKHRLENLGYVIEGKDLLDNIYEGFLDMADRIKQVEDHHLHQLATNSQVTLG; encoded by the coding sequence ATGAGCGACAAGGTCTATATTTTTGACACTACACTCCGCGACGGGGAACAGGTTCCCGGTTGCCAGTTGAACACCGAAGAGAAAGTCCGTATCGCACAGGCCCAGGAGGAGATGGGCGTCGATGTGATCGAGGCTGGATTCCCGATTTCGAGCCCGGGCGACTTCCAGTCGGTTGTCGAGATTGCCAAAGCGGTGAAAGAGCCTATCGTATGCGGTCTTACCCGCGCAGTGGAAAAAGATATTGATGTGGCCGCGCAGGCCTTGGAATCGGCGCACCGCAAGCGGATACACACCGGTATCGGCGCTTCGGATATCCACATCCAGCACAAATTCCGCTCTACTCGCGAAGAAGTTCTTGAGCGTGGCGTACACGCCGTGAAATACGCCAAGAAATACGTTGAGGACGTAGAGTTCTACGCCGAAGACGCCGGCCGTGCCGACCTGAACTTTTTGGCCCAATTGACCGAAGCGGTAATCGCCGCCGGAGCAACGGTTGTAAATATTCCCGATACCACTGGCTACAATTTGCCGTGGGTATTCGGAGAAAAGATAAAATTCCTGATGGAGAACGTATCGAATATCGACAAAGCGATCATTTCGGTACACTGCCACAATGATCTCGGATTGGCCACGGCCAACACCATCGCAGGTTTGGCTAACGGAGCCCGCCAAGCGGAGGTGACTTTCAACGGAATCGGGGAAAGAGCCGGTAACACTTCTTTGGAAGAAGTTGTGATGACGCTTAAGAGCCATCCGCACCTGAATCTGGAAACGAGCATTGTGACGGAAAAGCTTTATCCGATGAGTAAGTTGGTGGAGCGCCTGATGCGTATGCCAGTACAGGCCAACAAGGCCATTGTGGGAGCCAACGCTTTTGCGCACTCTTCGGGAATTCACCAAGACGGCTTCCTGAAGCATAAAGACAATTACGAGATCATAAGCCCGGACCAAGTAGGGGTGCCCGAGTCAAAGATTGTATTGACGGCCCGTTCCGGACGCCACGCTTTAAAGCACCGTTTGGAAAATCTCGGCTATGTGATCGAAGGTAAAGACTTGCTTGACAATATCTACGAAGGCTTCTTGGATATGGCCGACCGTATCAAGCAAGTGGAAGACCACCATTTGCACCAACTAGCCACCAATAGCCAAGTGACATTGGGCTAA
- a CDS encoding ATP-binding cassette domain-containing protein, with product MNALAISVQNLDKHYGKHHALNNVSLDIPKGSIFGLLGPNGAGKSTFLRIVNRITAPDSGKILFGAETMGDKHLSKIGYLPEERGLYRKMRVGEQLVYFGQLRGLSAKQAKTLSGEWLERFALSDWEKKNVEDLSKGMQQKVQFIATVLHAPELIILDEPFSGFDPVNAEQVKDEVLRLRDNGATVIISTHRMESVEELCDEVAMLNRGQLVLNGSTDEVRNAHGANAYRIDYQGDWPADIPTITKLPPHGEIKSAVATLIEGQSLNDLLENLLSKVQIYGATKYRLTMRDVFLQAIKGQVQTVS from the coding sequence ATGAACGCCCTGGCCATTAGCGTACAGAATCTCGACAAACATTACGGAAAGCACCACGCCCTCAACAATGTCAGCCTAGATATTCCCAAAGGATCGATTTTCGGCTTGCTCGGACCGAATGGCGCCGGAAAGTCCACGTTTCTGCGGATTGTCAACCGAATCACGGCGCCCGATTCCGGAAAGATTCTCTTCGGGGCCGAAACCATGGGAGACAAACACCTTTCGAAAATCGGGTACTTGCCTGAAGAGAGAGGACTCTACCGCAAAATGCGCGTCGGCGAACAGCTCGTTTACTTCGGTCAACTCCGGGGCTTGTCGGCCAAACAGGCCAAAACGCTCAGCGGAGAATGGCTGGAACGCTTCGCCCTTTCCGATTGGGAAAAGAAAAACGTGGAAGACCTCTCCAAAGGAATGCAACAGAAGGTGCAGTTTATCGCCACCGTTCTCCACGCTCCCGAGCTTATCATCCTCGACGAACCGTTTTCCGGCTTCGACCCCGTAAATGCCGAACAAGTAAAGGACGAAGTTCTCCGCCTCCGAGACAACGGCGCAACGGTAATCATCTCCACCCACAGAATGGAATCCGTAGAAGAGCTCTGCGACGAGGTGGCGATGCTCAACCGTGGCCAACTGGTATTAAACGGCTCCACCGACGAAGTCCGCAACGCACACGGAGCGAACGCCTACCGGATAGACTACCAAGGCGACTGGCCTGCCGATATTCCCACAATCACAAAACTCCCCCCGCATGGCGAAATAAAAAGTGCGGTGGCCACGCTCATAGAAGGTCAAAGCCTTAATGATCTTTTGGAAAATCTTTTGTCCAAAGTCCAGATATATGGTGCCACAAAATACCGGCTCACCATGCGAGACGTGTTTTTGCAGGCCATAAAAGGTCAAGTTCAAACGGTAAGTTGA
- the leuD gene encoding 3-isopropylmalate dehydratase small subunit — translation MEKFTTIVSNAAPLAIENIDTDQIIPARFLKATTREGFGENLFRDWRFEAGGTEKDFVLNGAQYKNSQILVAGRNFGCGSSREHAAWAITDFGIRVVVSSFFADIFKGNALNNGLLPVQVSDEFLADLFAALKADPALEVTVDLESQTIEAKAAGLKAEFEINSYKKTCMLNGYDDIDYILSIKDKIEAFESSRS, via the coding sequence ATGGAAAAATTCACGACGATCGTTTCGAACGCCGCTCCTTTGGCAATCGAAAACATAGACACCGACCAAATCATCCCGGCCCGCTTCCTGAAAGCGACTACCCGCGAAGGTTTTGGCGAGAACCTTTTCCGCGATTGGCGTTTTGAGGCCGGCGGAACGGAGAAAGACTTTGTCCTGAACGGGGCGCAATACAAAAACAGCCAGATTTTGGTGGCCGGCCGCAACTTCGGATGCGGATCCAGCCGTGAGCACGCCGCTTGGGCTATTACCGATTTCGGTATCCGCGTGGTGGTATCAAGCTTCTTTGCCGATATCTTTAAAGGCAACGCTTTGAACAACGGCCTTTTGCCTGTTCAGGTAAGCGACGAATTCCTGGCCGATCTCTTCGCCGCGCTTAAGGCGGATCCGGCGCTGGAAGTGACCGTAGATTTGGAATCTCAGACTATTGAGGCCAAAGCGGCGGGACTCAAGGCCGAATTTGAGATCAATTCATACAAAAAGACATGCATGCTCAACGGATATGACGACATCGACTATATCCTGAGTATCAAAGATAAAATCGAGGCTTTCGAATCTTCGAGATCTTGA
- a CDS encoding DUF4421 family protein: protein MLKNMGMEIKKLGIFVSALALALGLNCSASAQEVDTTYIERLNDKLVLRGIGFWNFSRVVLDFRKSQELESKLNYGVNNAPGLGAAVNFRNLGGAINFRIPGASSSKRGRSKGLDYRLSFYPSRVVVDLYGLYYEGMFLRRPNQGILEDLGYPEIIKFPDLKQYQIGTDFAYIFNNKKFSFRAPFVFNERQKKSAGTFLLGGTFSYYEINNGDSSILPSKALPYVSPRTSARKIWFINTGILGGYAYTYVKGNFFATAAIVPGLGYQRATFYTTDADETKLRENTLAVFFSGKLSMGYTGEKFFVSVSGFQRRNISESETKRNARISIIEEGASITAGWRLNWKNPPKIPFLKKE from the coding sequence ATGTTGAAGAACATGGGTATGGAAATAAAAAAACTCGGAATATTCGTAAGCGCGTTAGCGCTAGCCCTTGGGCTTAACTGTAGCGCCAGCGCCCAAGAGGTGGACACCACATATATTGAGCGCCTGAACGACAAACTAGTTCTGCGGGGTATCGGCTTCTGGAACTTCTCCAGAGTAGTGCTGGATTTCCGCAAAAGCCAAGAACTGGAATCAAAACTCAATTACGGTGTCAATAACGCTCCCGGTTTAGGTGCGGCGGTCAACTTCCGGAACCTCGGCGGAGCCATCAATTTCAGGATCCCGGGCGCATCCAGCTCCAAACGCGGCCGCAGCAAAGGACTTGACTACCGCCTCAGCTTCTATCCTAGCCGGGTGGTGGTGGACCTTTACGGCCTTTACTACGAAGGCATGTTCCTCCGCCGGCCAAACCAAGGTATACTCGAAGATCTCGGTTACCCGGAAATCATCAAGTTCCCTGACCTGAAGCAATATCAGATCGGCACCGACTTCGCCTATATCTTCAACAATAAAAAGTTCTCCTTCAGAGCCCCGTTCGTCTTTAACGAAAGACAGAAAAAAAGCGCCGGGACCTTCCTGCTCGGTGGCACTTTCTCATATTACGAAATCAACAACGGCGACAGCTCCATACTGCCCTCCAAAGCACTTCCCTATGTTAGCCCAAGGACCAGCGCCCGTAAAATATGGTTCATCAACACGGGAATACTAGGAGGTTATGCCTATACCTACGTCAAGGGTAATTTCTTCGCCACAGCGGCCATAGTTCCGGGCTTAGGTTACCAACGGGCCACTTTCTACACCACCGACGCCGACGAAACCAAACTTAGGGAAAATACCCTAGCCGTATTTTTCTCCGGCAAACTGTCTATGGGCTATACCGGCGAAAAATTCTTCGTCTCCGTAAGTGGTTTCCAACGCCGGAATATCTCAGAATCCGAAACCAAAAGGAACGCCCGCATATCAATTATTGAAGAAGGCGCATCCATCACGGCTGGTTGGCGACTCAATTGGAAAAATCCACCTAAAATTCCATTCCTTAAGAAAGAGTAA